The stretch of DNA TGAATTGGATCGGGTGTATAAATCATTGGGAGGCGACAAAATTAACGCACATACTTGGATTGATGAAACGGTCTATAAGGTAGAGTTACCTTCTGGATGTTTAGAACATTGGGCAATGTTAGAATCTGACCGTTTTTCCAAACCGATTTTCCGACTATTTGCAACAGAATTGGAAACCGTGTATGAAGAAAAAAATCGTGCTATGGATAATCGCGAACGTGTGTTGATGGAAGCAGTCAATAAAGCTTTGTTCCCTGACCATCCCTATGGAACGCAAACAACCTTAGGCGAACCCGAACATCTAAAAAATCCATCAATAAGGAATATAAAAAATTTCTTTGAGCATTGGTATGTGCCAAAAAATATCTCTATAGGAATCTCAGGCGATATACAAATCCCAGAAGCAATAGAAATTATTGCAAAGTATTTTTCAGAAGTGAGGAAAGATACCGCAAAGGAAGTAGATACGAATGAAAACAGCGTTACAATTGAAAAAATAAACGTTACTGAGGACAAAATCTGTTCGCCTATCTCTACATATTGTTATGAGCCTTTGAAGGAAAGGGTTCCAGTAGAGATACAATTCGAAGGGGAACCTGCAGTTATGCTTGCCTTTCGAACCGTCCCAAAACTGCATCCTGATTCCGATAAACTGATTCTTATGGATATGATTTTAGATAATGCAGTGGCAGGTTTGATTAATCTCAATTTAATCCAGAGGCAGAAAGTCCGACGTGCTGGTGCATTTGTCATGCAACTAAATGACTTAGGTGTTGAGTATATATTTGGCGTGCCGAAGGAAGGACAAAGTTTGGAAGAGGTGGAGCAATTATTGTTAGAACAAGTAAAAATGCTATATGAAGGAAAATTTGAAGATTGGCTTTTACCAGCGATAATTACTGATTTCCGTAAGATGAAAGAACGGTCAATGGAAACAAATGAAGGGCGAGTCGGTGAACTTACAGATGCCTTTATTGCACATGAAGATTGGCAGGAACATTTGAAACGTATTGAACGGTTTGAGAAGATTACCAAAGATGAAATTGTAAGCACTGCGAAGAGATACTTCTCGCAGGGATATGTTGCAGGCTATCGTAAAGATGGGAAGCGAGAGATTAACTATGTTCCAAAGCCGAAACTAACACCGCTAACCATCGATAGCACAAAACTTTCAGCCTTCGCTCAACAGATTTTGTCCATCCCTATGGCTGAAAGTGAGCCCGTATTTTTAGAAAAAGGAAAAGATTATATTCATCAACCAACCAAAGAAGGATTGGACTTCTGGTTTTGTAAAAATCCATTGAATAAAATATTTAGTTTTGAAATACGGGTTAATATAGGAAATTATCATAATCCTAAAATTCCAGTTGCTTTGCGGTTATTAGAAAAATCTGGAACGCGTTACCTTTCCGCAGAAGACCTTAAAAAAGAATGGTATAAGTTAGGAGCAGAATTTAATGTCCGTTCAACCAATAACGAGACTATTATTACGTTGACGGGGTTTGACGACCGCTTCAAGGAAACAATCCATTTATTGATGGAGGTGATGTTCTATCCACAGGTGGAAAAGAATGTACTGGAAGAATTAAAAGCAATTATCCTTGCTC from Candidatus Hydrogenedens sp. encodes:
- a CDS encoding insulinase family protein — protein: MSVFSVCSSNFSYAYELIYQPKPEDSMQVYIYRLENGITVYLTENHEVPRFYAEIAVRAGSQNDPPETTGLAHYFEHLMFKGSERLGTIDFDKEKELLDKIEELYEVYRQTTDTEKREEIYNEIDQLSQEASKYAVPNELDRVYKSLGGDKINAHTWIDETVYKVELPSGCLEHWAMLESDRFSKPIFRLFATELETVYEEKNRAMDNRERVLMEAVNKALFPDHPYGTQTTLGEPEHLKNPSIRNIKNFFEHWYVPKNISIGISGDIQIPEAIEIIAKYFSEVRKDTAKEVDTNENSVTIEKINVTEDKICSPISTYCYEPLKERVPVEIQFEGEPAVMLAFRTVPKLHPDSDKLILMDMILDNAVAGLINLNLIQRQKVRRAGAFVMQLNDLGVEYIFGVPKEGQSLEEVEQLLLEQVKMLYEGKFEDWLLPAIITDFRKMKERSMETNEGRVGELTDAFIAHEDWQEHLKRIERFEKITKDEIVSTAKRYFSQGYVAGYRKDGKREINYVPKPKLTPLTIDSTKLSAFAQQILSIPMAESEPVFLEKGKDYIHQPTKEGLDFWFCKNPLNKIFSFEIRVNIGNYHNPKIPVALRLLEKSGTRYLSAEDLKKEWYKLGAEFNVRSTNNETIITLTGFDDRFKETIHLLMEVMFYPQVEKNVLEELKAIILAQRADAKKDPEEVMRALVQFNRLDTQSAYLNLLPEEELKKVAVEELQEITKSLLTYKHHIFYAGTLNHKDLMKLYKKHLKNELKQQKDKHQKKLLEFKQTPPYIYLKSRKPEITQLYVLDKETTQANVRIEFGLVESTMEEQPVIEVFNAYFGGSMAGIVFQELREARALAYVAGAQYIDGYRKGDEDLMVGVIQTQPDKLKDALECFLQLFDNLPVSEERFHFAKESVLNDYQTDKVPFRSVLGRIYGWYLHGIEYDPRKQWYEDVKQLTLKDLLQFYEKKIKSSQRLISVMLPLNRITPDSLKQFGSLRYVTIDDIFVK